A stretch of Myceligenerans xiligouense DNA encodes these proteins:
- a CDS encoding LysR family transcriptional regulator: MPSSNISPTGPGSARHPSPEHLLVLLEVARSGRYTTAAQALGLTHTTVARNIAALNRSLGGRVLVRGADGWELTALGERAARAAEGVAEAMTTLADGESAADRVTGVVRMTTTDGFAAYLASPAVARLRDEHPDLSVEIVTVTRRAAQHRSGVDVEVVVGTPQVNRGRAVQLAEYELGLYGARDYLARHGTPSSVAEASGHHLVYFVDSMLQVDDLDVPRRLLPGIRDALTSTNVFVHVEATRAGAGLGFLPCFMADRHPDLVRLLPSEVRDRLPYYAVVHPESWRRPAVAAVLEALRAEAVRQREALLGRAHAGPAIDLPVFSSGDPGWAGRADDELGETGLGAR; this comes from the coding sequence GTGCCGTCGTCGAACATCTCCCCGACCGGGCCGGGCAGCGCCCGGCATCCCTCACCGGAGCATCTGCTCGTGCTGCTGGAGGTCGCTCGTTCCGGGCGGTACACGACCGCGGCGCAGGCACTGGGCCTCACTCACACGACCGTGGCCAGGAACATCGCGGCCCTGAACCGCTCGCTGGGCGGCCGGGTCCTGGTGCGCGGGGCGGACGGGTGGGAGCTGACCGCGCTCGGCGAGCGCGCCGCACGGGCCGCCGAGGGTGTGGCCGAGGCGATGACGACGCTGGCCGACGGCGAGTCCGCCGCGGACCGCGTGACCGGCGTCGTGCGGATGACGACGACGGACGGGTTCGCCGCGTACCTCGCCTCCCCCGCCGTGGCCCGGCTCCGGGACGAGCACCCGGACCTGTCCGTCGAGATCGTGACCGTCACGCGGCGGGCGGCGCAGCACCGGTCGGGCGTCGACGTCGAGGTGGTGGTCGGCACGCCCCAGGTGAACCGGGGGCGGGCGGTCCAACTGGCCGAGTACGAGCTCGGGCTCTACGGGGCGCGCGACTACCTGGCGCGGCACGGCACGCCGTCGTCGGTCGCCGAGGCCTCCGGGCACCACCTCGTCTACTTCGTGGACTCGATGCTCCAGGTCGACGACCTCGACGTGCCGCGCCGGCTGCTGCCCGGCATCCGGGACGCGCTGACCTCGACGAACGTCTTCGTCCACGTGGAAGCCACGCGGGCGGGCGCGGGACTCGGGTTCCTGCCGTGCTTCATGGCGGACCGCCACCCCGACCTGGTGCGGCTCCTCCCCAGCGAGGTGCGCGACCGCCTCCCGTACTACGCGGTGGTCCACCCGGAGTCCTGGCGGCGCCCGGCGGTCGCGGCGGTCCTGGAGGCTCTCCGCGCGGAGGCCGTCCGCCAGCGGGAGGCCCTCCTGGGGCGCGCGCACGCCGGCCCGGCCATAGATCTCCCGGTTTTCTCCAGTGGCGATCCCGGTTGGGCCGGACGCGCCGACGACGAGCTGGGCGAGACCGGATTGGGAGCGCGGTAG
- a CDS encoding class I adenylate-forming enzyme family protein, producing MSPAPPGGLHAAVDDDGLHTLGRWTGDRARATPDRVAVDDRGVTLTYRDLHERSTALAGRLRAAGYGPGTRIATITGNSADHVVLFFACAHAGLVLAPLSWRLAPRELADQLALTEPALVVVEQEFSVLADAALERLPLPPGRTDPGVAGVERHVPPPRTPHDDAPAAGRAVRDDDPLLLVFTSGTGGAPKGALLTHANCFWNNLSLSRTVELTSRDVVLSVLPQFHVGGWNIQPLLAWWTGATVVLERTFEPGRVLQLVAGRRVTTMMGVPTNYLMLAEHPGFADADLSSLEHAVVGGAPMPDALLRAWHRRGVALTQGYGLTEAGPNVLCLPDDIARERVGWAGMPYPHVEVALADPATGEHLSGAATGELLVRGPGVFAGYFRDPGATAQVFAGGWLRTGDLVERDDEGCYRVLDRLKDVFITGGENVTPAEVETVLRQHPGVADAAVVGVPDERWGEVGVAFVVPRAGVLTDAEELTAFCRGRLARFKVPKSVEMVPDLPRSSLDKVMRSALWPGGTPPCTGTTAVGPRTGDTTREA from the coding sequence GTGAGCCCCGCCCCGCCGGGAGGACTCCACGCGGCGGTGGACGACGACGGCCTGCACACGCTCGGCCGCTGGACCGGCGACCGTGCCCGCGCCACACCGGACCGCGTCGCCGTCGACGACCGCGGCGTCACTCTCACCTATCGTGATCTGCACGAACGTTCCACAGCACTCGCCGGGCGGCTTCGTGCCGCCGGGTACGGCCCCGGCACGCGGATCGCCACGATCACCGGCAACAGCGCCGACCACGTGGTGCTGTTCTTCGCCTGTGCGCACGCGGGACTGGTGCTCGCGCCGTTGTCGTGGCGGCTGGCGCCTCGCGAGCTGGCCGACCAGCTCGCCCTGACGGAGCCGGCCCTGGTGGTCGTCGAGCAGGAGTTCTCCGTCCTCGCCGACGCGGCCCTGGAGCGGCTCCCGCTCCCGCCGGGCCGCACCGATCCGGGCGTCGCCGGGGTGGAGCGCCACGTGCCGCCGCCCCGGACCCCGCACGACGACGCGCCCGCGGCCGGCCGGGCCGTGCGCGACGACGACCCCCTGCTGCTCGTCTTCACCTCCGGGACCGGGGGAGCGCCGAAGGGTGCCCTGCTGACGCACGCCAACTGCTTCTGGAACAACCTGTCGCTCTCCCGCACGGTGGAGCTGACCAGCCGTGACGTGGTGCTGTCCGTGCTGCCGCAGTTCCACGTGGGCGGATGGAACATCCAGCCGCTCCTGGCGTGGTGGACCGGGGCGACCGTCGTGCTGGAGCGCACCTTCGAACCGGGGCGGGTGCTCCAGCTCGTCGCCGGGCGGCGCGTGACCACGATGATGGGCGTGCCCACGAACTACCTCATGCTCGCCGAGCATCCCGGATTCGCGGACGCGGACCTGTCGTCGCTGGAGCACGCCGTCGTCGGCGGGGCGCCCATGCCGGACGCCCTGCTGCGCGCCTGGCACCGTCGCGGAGTCGCCCTCACCCAGGGCTACGGCCTCACCGAGGCCGGGCCCAACGTGCTCTGCCTGCCCGACGACATCGCGCGGGAGCGGGTCGGCTGGGCCGGGATGCCGTACCCGCACGTCGAGGTGGCGCTGGCCGACCCGGCCACCGGGGAGCACCTTTCCGGCGCCGCGACGGGCGAACTGCTGGTGCGCGGGCCGGGCGTGTTCGCCGGATACTTCCGAGACCCCGGCGCGACGGCGCAGGTGTTCGCGGGCGGCTGGCTCCGCACGGGCGACCTGGTGGAACGCGACGACGAGGGGTGCTACCGCGTGCTGGACCGGCTCAAGGACGTGTTCATCACCGGCGGGGAGAACGTGACGCCCGCCGAGGTGGAGACCGTGCTCCGGCAGCATCCCGGCGTGGCGGACGCCGCGGTGGTCGGGGTGCCGGACGAGCGGTGGGGCGAGGTCGGGGTGGCGTTCGTCGTGCCCCGCGCCGGCGTGCTCACCGACGCCGAGGAGCTGACGGCGTTCTGCCGCGGCCGACTCGCGCGCTTCAAGGTGCCGAAATCCGTGGAAATGGTGCCCGACCTGCCACGATCCAGTTTGGACAAGGTGATGAGGTCGGCGCTCTGGCCCGGCGGGACACCGCCGTGCACGGGCACGACGGCGGTCGGCCCGCGGACCGGCGACACGACGAGGGAGGCGTGA
- a CDS encoding alpha/beta fold hydrolase, protein MTAQEDTATHPASPDRASTHTYETTDVPVDGGMLRVGVWDPIRQDPVAVPTVLAIHGITASHRAWAAVAEALPGVRVVAPDLRGRGRSNGLPGPYGMARHADDVAAVVRALGEAPASSASEAGAVPADRGAGGPVTVVGHSMGGFVGVVLAHRHPDLVGRLLLVDGGLPLQPVPGLPADATADDIVAALLGPALERLSRVFESRQAYRDFWRTHPAFAEWTPTIEQYVDYDLDEIATPRGTDGHAADGAAFRPATTAEAVAGDSADMYTGDAFPAALDALVTGELGDVTMLRAPRGLMDEPGGMYPEPFAAEWSTRAPTLTIETVADVNHYTILMSPPGVAAVRRDILHDINLGGS, encoded by the coding sequence ATGACCGCGCAGGAAGACACGGCGACGCACCCGGCGTCCCCGGACCGGGCGTCCACCCACACGTACGAGACCACTGACGTGCCCGTCGACGGCGGCATGCTCCGCGTCGGCGTCTGGGACCCGATCCGCCAGGATCCCGTCGCGGTCCCGACCGTGCTCGCGATCCACGGGATCACCGCCTCCCACCGCGCGTGGGCGGCCGTGGCCGAGGCGCTGCCCGGTGTGCGGGTGGTCGCGCCGGACCTGCGCGGACGCGGGCGGTCGAACGGCCTTCCCGGGCCGTACGGGATGGCGCGGCATGCGGACGACGTCGCCGCCGTCGTGCGGGCGCTCGGGGAGGCGCCGGCGAGTTCGGCGTCGGAGGCGGGCGCCGTCCCGGCGGATCGTGGAGCCGGCGGCCCGGTCACCGTCGTCGGGCACAGCATGGGCGGGTTCGTCGGCGTCGTGCTCGCGCACCGGCACCCGGACCTGGTGGGCCGGCTGCTGCTGGTCGACGGCGGCCTGCCGCTGCAGCCCGTGCCGGGCCTCCCCGCGGACGCGACCGCCGACGACATCGTGGCCGCGCTGCTCGGCCCGGCGCTGGAGCGGCTGTCGCGGGTCTTCGAGTCACGGCAGGCGTACCGCGATTTCTGGCGGACGCATCCGGCGTTCGCGGAGTGGACGCCCACGATCGAGCAGTACGTCGACTACGACCTCGACGAGATCGCGACGCCGCGCGGGACCGACGGCCACGCGGCGGACGGCGCGGCCTTCCGCCCCGCGACCACCGCGGAGGCCGTCGCGGGCGACTCCGCCGACATGTACACCGGCGACGCGTTCCCGGCCGCGCTGGACGCGCTCGTCACGGGCGAGCTCGGCGACGTCACGATGCTCCGCGCGCCGCGCGGCCTGATGGACGAGCCGGGGGGCATGTACCCGGAACCCTTCGCGGCCGAATGGTCGACGAGGGCGCCGACCCTGACGATCGAGACGGTTGCGGACGTCAACCACTACACGATCCTCATGTCGCCTCCAGGCGTTGCCGCGGTCCGACGTGATATCCTCCATGATATCAATCTAGGGGGTTCCTGA
- a CDS encoding ABC transporter ATP-binding protein, whose translation MPDDGPGGSGAPALEVRGLSLTIGGARILTGVDLRVTPGELLGVIGPNGAGKTTLFNLISGIHRPTAGQVLLDGADVTGATVAARSRAGLGRTFQTSSLFPRLSVMENVRLATQRRRGGSLSVLSFPRRDDAASAEAVEHLVTVGLAQRSGVAAGDLSHGDKRKLEIAVLLAMGSSVVLLDEPMAGLGTADVPGLVRVIRDLKATGRTVLMVEHHMDVVLGLADRVAVMHHGELLICDTPERVMADETVRTAYLGDLA comes from the coding sequence ATGCCCGACGACGGCCCGGGTGGCTCCGGCGCCCCCGCCCTCGAGGTCCGCGGGCTGAGCCTGACGATCGGCGGCGCCCGCATCCTCACCGGGGTCGACCTGCGGGTCACGCCCGGGGAACTGCTGGGGGTCATCGGCCCCAACGGCGCCGGCAAGACCACGCTGTTCAACCTGATCAGCGGCATCCACCGGCCCACCGCCGGACAGGTGCTGCTGGACGGCGCGGACGTCACCGGGGCCACCGTCGCCGCCCGGTCGCGCGCCGGACTGGGCCGCACGTTCCAGACGTCGAGCCTGTTCCCGCGCCTGAGCGTGATGGAGAACGTCCGGCTCGCCACCCAGCGCCGCCGCGGCGGCTCGCTCTCGGTCCTCTCCTTCCCCCGGCGGGACGACGCCGCCTCGGCGGAGGCGGTCGAGCACCTCGTCACCGTCGGTCTGGCGCAACGGTCCGGCGTCGCCGCGGGCGACCTGTCCCACGGCGACAAACGCAAGCTCGAGATCGCGGTCCTGCTGGCGATGGGGTCCTCGGTCGTGCTGCTCGACGAGCCGATGGCGGGCCTCGGCACGGCGGACGTGCCCGGCCTGGTGCGGGTGATCCGCGACCTCAAGGCCACCGGCCGCACCGTGCTGATGGTCGAGCACCACATGGACGTGGTGCTCGGCCTGGCCGACCGCGTCGCCGTCATGCACCACGGCGAACTGCTGATCTGTGACACGCCCGAGAGGGTCATGGCGGACGAGACCGTCCGGACCGCATACCTGGGAGACCTGGCATGA
- a CDS encoding MFS transporter produces the protein MATSQTQDAPASDPAPERSLLRRVVAASMAGTVVEWYDFFLYSTASALVFAKVLLPEMDNVYDGIIAAFVTYAVGFAARPLGGIVFGHIGDRLGRKYTLQLTIMLIGIATVLMGCLPTYNQIGVAAPVLLVLLRFVQGLALGGEWGGAVLLVGEHAPNDRRATWTAWPQAAVPVGNLLATLVLTVMSAVLTEEAFLSWGWRVAFWLSALVVVVGYWIRRSVSEAPIFEAARAEQAEEKHAGYGVVEVLRRYPRAVVTGMGLRFAENIMYYLVVAFSIVYLKEGLGMDTTQVLSLVAIAHVSHFVVILAVGRVMDGVGRKPVYLAGAILGGTWGFWAFPLLDTRDTGLILTAIIVGLVFHAMMYAGQPAIMAEMFPTRTRYSGVSISYQVTSIFAGSLAPILATTWLKTTGHWWPTAVYLLVAGLITAVAVVSLRETKGASLHALDAADAAERTGVAA, from the coding sequence ATGGCGACGAGCCAGACCCAGGACGCGCCCGCGTCCGACCCCGCCCCCGAGAGATCACTGCTCCGCAGAGTCGTCGCCGCCTCCATGGCCGGCACCGTCGTGGAGTGGTACGACTTCTTCCTGTACTCCACGGCCTCGGCGCTGGTGTTCGCCAAGGTCCTGCTGCCCGAGATGGACAACGTGTACGACGGCATCATCGCCGCGTTCGTCACCTACGCCGTGGGCTTCGCCGCCCGGCCGCTCGGCGGGATCGTCTTCGGCCACATCGGCGACAGGCTCGGCCGCAAGTACACGCTCCAGCTCACGATCATGCTGATCGGTATCGCGACGGTGCTCATGGGCTGTCTGCCCACCTACAACCAGATCGGTGTCGCCGCGCCGGTCCTGCTCGTGCTCCTGCGGTTCGTCCAGGGCCTCGCGCTGGGCGGCGAGTGGGGCGGCGCCGTGCTCCTGGTCGGTGAGCACGCGCCGAACGACCGCCGTGCCACCTGGACCGCGTGGCCGCAGGCCGCCGTTCCGGTCGGCAACCTGCTGGCCACGCTGGTGCTCACCGTGATGTCGGCGGTCCTGACCGAGGAGGCGTTCCTCTCCTGGGGCTGGCGCGTCGCCTTCTGGCTGTCCGCACTGGTGGTGGTCGTGGGCTACTGGATCCGCCGGTCCGTCTCGGAGGCGCCGATCTTCGAGGCCGCCCGTGCCGAGCAGGCCGAGGAGAAGCACGCGGGCTACGGCGTCGTCGAGGTGCTGCGCCGGTACCCGCGCGCCGTCGTCACGGGCATGGGCCTGCGCTTCGCCGAGAACATCATGTACTACCTGGTGGTGGCCTTCTCGATCGTCTACCTCAAGGAGGGCCTCGGCATGGACACCACGCAGGTGCTGAGCCTCGTCGCGATCGCGCACGTCAGCCACTTCGTGGTGATCCTGGCCGTCGGCCGGGTCATGGACGGCGTGGGCCGCAAGCCCGTCTACCTGGCGGGCGCGATCCTCGGCGGGACCTGGGGGTTCTGGGCCTTCCCGCTCCTGGACACCCGCGACACGGGGCTGATTCTCACCGCGATCATCGTGGGCCTCGTCTTCCACGCCATGATGTACGCGGGCCAGCCCGCGATCATGGCCGAGATGTTCCCCACCCGGACCCGGTACTCCGGCGTGTCCATCTCCTACCAGGTGACATCGATCTTCGCGGGTTCCCTCGCGCCGATCCTCGCCACCACCTGGCTGAAGACCACCGGCCACTGGTGGCCGACGGCGGTGTACCTCCTCGTGGCGGGCCTGATCACGGCCGTGGCGGTGGTGTCCCTGCGGGAGACCAAGGGCGCCTCCCTGCACGCGCTCGACGCCGCGGACGCCGCCGAGCGCACGGGGGTCGCCGCGTGA
- a CDS encoding ABC transporter ATP-binding protein has protein sequence MSTNVLEVRGLAARIAGQEVVHDVGLEVPATGVTAVLGRNGVGKTSTLRAILGLIERTGEVLLDGHRVDGERTERIVQRGVGYVPEDRDVFAGLTVAENLRLAERTGPHGTTPERRHLVEDLFPDLVPRAQQRAGTLSGGQQQMVSLARTLLNDNRLLLVDEPTKGLAPRIVDDVAAALAAAARTVPILLVEQNLEVIERLAERVVVIDAGRVVHTGPARELLDDPDMIQRLLGVHADGVGTSGTGTSGTDAATTAVGHEKEGAR, from the coding sequence ATGAGCACGAACGTCCTGGAGGTGCGCGGCCTGGCCGCGCGGATCGCCGGGCAGGAGGTGGTGCACGACGTCGGCCTCGAGGTACCGGCCACCGGTGTCACGGCCGTGCTCGGCCGCAACGGCGTGGGCAAGACCTCCACGCTCCGCGCGATCCTCGGGCTGATCGAGCGCACCGGCGAGGTGCTGCTCGACGGGCACCGCGTGGACGGCGAGCGCACCGAGCGGATCGTGCAGCGCGGCGTCGGCTACGTCCCGGAGGACCGCGACGTCTTCGCCGGGCTCACCGTCGCCGAGAACCTGCGACTCGCGGAGCGCACCGGGCCGCACGGGACGACGCCGGAGCGCCGGCACCTCGTCGAGGACCTCTTCCCCGACCTGGTCCCGCGGGCCCAGCAGCGCGCCGGAACCCTGTCCGGCGGGCAGCAGCAGATGGTGTCGCTCGCCCGGACCCTGCTCAACGACAACCGGCTCCTCCTCGTGGACGAGCCCACCAAGGGGCTCGCGCCGCGGATCGTCGACGACGTCGCCGCGGCGCTCGCCGCCGCCGCGCGCACCGTCCCGATCCTGCTCGTGGAGCAGAACCTCGAGGTCATCGAGAGGCTCGCCGAGCGCGTCGTCGTGATCGACGCCGGCCGCGTGGTGCACACCGGTCCCGCTCGCGAACTGCTGGACGACCCCGACATGATCCAGCGCCTGCTCGGGGTGCACGCCGACGGCGTCGGCACGTCCGGGACCGGCACGTCCGGGACCGACGCGGCCACGACCGCCGTCGGACACGAGAAGGAGGGGGCACGATGA
- a CDS encoding PIN domain-containing protein, which yields MEFIVDNSLWQRLPHDGVIATRIENLEQRFLISACPPQVLEYCRSARNRAEYERNRRRMDRLYAAPLHPTVSDVLDVQEAMRRRGIDVRQGTIADTLIAAYAMVNDTTVLAADHDFEYISDALGGALRQEYIAPSV from the coding sequence ATGGAGTTCATTGTCGACAACAGCCTCTGGCAGCGGCTCCCGCACGACGGCGTCATCGCCACCCGGATCGAGAACCTGGAGCAACGGTTCCTCATCAGCGCTTGTCCACCGCAGGTGCTCGAGTACTGTCGTTCCGCTCGGAACAGGGCTGAGTACGAGCGCAACCGGCGGCGCATGGACCGGCTCTACGCCGCACCGCTGCACCCCACGGTCAGTGACGTCCTCGACGTGCAGGAGGCCATGCGGCGGCGCGGCATCGACGTGCGCCAGGGCACCATCGCCGACACGCTCATCGCTGCCTACGCAATGGTGAACGACACGACCGTCCTGGCTGCCGACCACGACTTCGAGTACATCAGCGACGCGCTCGGCGGGGCTCTCAGGCAGGAGTACATCGCCCCGAGCGTCTGA
- a CDS encoding branched-chain amino acid ABC transporter permease, which translates to MAGPVAAVALLACLPLLALTVPGVLPGYTYEPGTLQLLGLCWLTAALALTYHLLLGVVGLLSFGHALYFAAGVYGLAVVLEYTDIPLLPAAAVVLAGGVLLAGTIGAISLRVTGISFAMVTLAFAQAGNVLVRRDPADLTGGEEGLALATAGVPDGLIGVVNTRNLYWVALAVLVVTYLVTLWIERSRAGHMAAAVRENEVRVRIIGGRPYVVKLVVFILAATLATAVGMAYLLFQSGASPAVSTADFTLTILVMVVLGGVGSRWGAIVGAVLYTVLDQRLSELAGSEAVAGLPAVLRVPLSEPMFLLGTCFILVVMFLPGGIAGAASRAAEHVRRRRTGGPRERTGSAAPGGRPEAVLS; encoded by the coding sequence ATGGCGGGCCCGGTGGCCGCCGTCGCCCTGCTGGCCTGCCTGCCGCTGCTCGCCCTCACCGTGCCCGGGGTGTTGCCCGGCTACACCTACGAGCCCGGCACGCTGCAGCTGCTCGGCCTGTGCTGGCTGACCGCCGCGCTCGCCCTGACCTACCATCTGCTGCTCGGTGTGGTCGGGCTGCTCAGCTTCGGCCACGCCCTCTACTTCGCGGCCGGGGTGTACGGCCTCGCGGTCGTGCTGGAGTACACCGACATCCCGCTGCTCCCGGCGGCCGCCGTCGTCCTCGCCGGCGGCGTACTGCTGGCCGGGACGATCGGGGCGATCTCGCTGCGCGTCACCGGGATCTCCTTCGCCATGGTCACCCTCGCGTTCGCGCAGGCCGGGAACGTGCTGGTGCGGCGCGACCCCGCCGACCTGACCGGCGGCGAGGAGGGGCTCGCGCTCGCCACCGCCGGCGTGCCCGACGGGCTGATCGGCGTCGTCAACACCCGCAACCTGTACTGGGTCGCCCTCGCGGTGCTGGTCGTCACGTACCTGGTGACGCTGTGGATCGAGCGGTCCCGCGCCGGGCACATGGCCGCGGCGGTACGGGAGAACGAGGTCCGGGTGCGGATCATCGGCGGGCGGCCGTACGTGGTGAAACTCGTGGTGTTCATCCTGGCGGCCACGCTCGCCACGGCGGTCGGGATGGCGTACCTGCTGTTCCAGTCCGGGGCGTCACCGGCCGTGTCCACCGCCGACTTCACGCTGACCATCCTGGTCATGGTCGTGCTCGGTGGCGTGGGCTCGCGCTGGGGCGCGATCGTGGGAGCCGTGCTCTACACCGTGCTGGACCAGCGCCTGAGCGAGCTCGCCGGCTCCGAGGCCGTGGCCGGCCTGCCCGCGGTGCTCCGCGTCCCGCTGTCCGAACCGATGTTCCTGCTGGGCACGTGCTTCATCCTGGTGGTCATGTTCCTCCCCGGCGGCATCGCGGGCGCGGCCTCTCGCGCCGCCGAGCACGTCCGACGGCGGCGCACCGGCGGCCCGCGGGAGCGCACGGGCTCCGCGGCACCGGGCGGCCGGCCCGAGGCGGTGCTCTCGTGA
- a CDS encoding TetR/AcrR family transcriptional regulator → MNEEKVTKGQRTRARILEAAEQVFAEIGYHDASIVKITQAAGVGQGTFYLYFSSKIQVFDEVVDDLNRRVRHAMIEASSAADGRIEAERAGFAAFFRFTADHPALYRIVRQAEFVSPGALKRHYTRIVEGYQTGLAEARADGQIGDIDPEVAAWALMGIGEIVGMRWVLWGPDVDPGGPPSEVPPEVFEQAMTFIERALAPTGATPHPPDEPGESA, encoded by the coding sequence ATGAACGAGGAGAAGGTCACCAAGGGGCAGCGCACGCGTGCCCGCATCCTGGAGGCTGCCGAGCAGGTGTTCGCCGAGATCGGCTACCACGACGCCTCGATCGTGAAGATCACCCAGGCGGCCGGCGTCGGGCAGGGCACGTTCTACCTGTACTTCTCGTCGAAGATCCAGGTGTTCGACGAGGTCGTGGACGATCTCAACCGCAGGGTGCGGCACGCGATGATCGAGGCGTCCTCGGCCGCGGACGGGCGGATCGAGGCCGAGCGGGCGGGTTTCGCGGCGTTCTTCCGGTTCACCGCGGACCACCCGGCGCTCTACCGGATCGTCCGGCAGGCAGAGTTCGTCTCGCCGGGCGCGCTGAAACGCCACTACACGCGGATCGTCGAGGGCTACCAGACCGGGCTCGCCGAAGCGCGGGCGGACGGGCAGATCGGGGACATCGACCCCGAGGTCGCCGCGTGGGCGCTCATGGGGATCGGTGAGATCGTCGGGATGCGCTGGGTGCTGTGGGGGCCCGACGTCGATCCCGGCGGGCCGCCGTCCGAGGTCCCGCCCGAGGTGTTCGAGCAGGCCATGACGTTCATCGAGCGCGCGCTGGCGCCCACCGGCGCCACGCCTCACCCGCCCGACGAGCCAGGGGAGTCCGCATGA
- a CDS encoding branched-chain amino acid ABC transporter permease: MSTLVLLLVTGVGLGGLYFLVASGLSLIYGLMGILNFAHGSFLTLGAFAGLAAAGAVGQDTWGGLAFGLLVGALTGAAAAAVTELGLIRPLYERHIEQVLVTVGLALATVALFEGIWGPNPRTVRRTEWLTRTTEFLGARIPNTAFLNILAAAVVLGAIVAFLKYTRYGLIIRAGVENRAMVTALGIDVRKAFTLVFAVGGAAAGLGGVLATQSLNYVSPHMGASLLIFAFIVTVIGGMGSLPGAAVASVVVAVLQQLANYFLANTGDFIVVLLLALVLLVRPSGLMGRRAA, encoded by the coding sequence ATGAGCACTCTGGTCCTCCTGCTCGTCACGGGCGTCGGCCTGGGCGGGCTGTACTTCCTCGTGGCGTCCGGCCTGTCGCTGATCTACGGGCTGATGGGCATCCTCAACTTCGCGCACGGCTCGTTCCTCACGCTCGGCGCGTTCGCCGGGCTGGCCGCCGCGGGCGCCGTCGGGCAGGACACGTGGGGCGGGCTGGCGTTCGGCCTGCTCGTCGGCGCGCTCACCGGGGCCGCCGCGGCGGCCGTCACCGAGCTCGGCCTGATCCGGCCGCTGTACGAGCGCCACATCGAGCAGGTCCTCGTGACGGTGGGGCTCGCGCTCGCCACGGTTGCCCTGTTCGAGGGCATCTGGGGACCGAACCCGCGCACCGTGCGCCGCACCGAATGGCTCACGCGGACCACCGAGTTCCTCGGCGCGCGCATCCCGAACACCGCGTTCCTCAACATCCTCGCCGCGGCCGTGGTGCTGGGCGCGATCGTCGCGTTCCTCAAGTACACGCGCTACGGCCTCATCATCCGCGCGGGCGTGGAGAACCGGGCCATGGTGACCGCACTCGGCATCGACGTCCGCAAGGCTTTCACCCTGGTCTTCGCCGTGGGCGGGGCGGCTGCCGGGCTGGGCGGCGTCCTCGCCACGCAGTCCCTGAACTACGTCTCCCCGCACATGGGGGCGAGCCTGCTGATCTTCGCGTTCATCGTGACCGTGATCGGCGGCATGGGCTCGCTGCCGGGGGCGGCGGTGGCGTCCGTCGTCGTCGCCGTGCTGCAGCAGCTCGCGAACTACTTCCTCGCCAACACGGGCGACTTCATCGTCGTGCTGCTGCTGGCGCTCGTCCTGCTCGTGCGACCGTCCGGCCTCATGGGAAGGAGAGCCGCATGA